Part of the Sphingobacterium sp. LZ7M1 genome, AATCATCGGTAATGAATCTCAAGAACGTATGGGCTTGGTGATTGCAGATGAGGATATCGAGAAATTGAAGACGGTTGCTGACCGCGAGCGCTCGCCAATGTACACTGTTGGTGATGTGACTGCTGATCATCGCTTCACTTTCGAATCAAAGAAAACTGGTGAGAAACCTATGGATTATGCCCTAGAGGATTTCTTTGGTTCTTCGCCAAAAACAATCATGAACGATAAAAAGGTACAGCGCAATTATGCTGACCTAGAGTATACTGTAAACGAGGTTCCTAATTACCTAAACCAAGTCCTTCAATTGGAAGCAGTTGCTGCTAAAGATTGGTTGACCAATAAGGTGGACCGTTGTGTGGGTGGCCGTGTTGCGAAACAGCAATGTGCCGGACCTTTGCAATTGCCATTGAACAACGTTGGGGTGATGGCCTTGGATTACAAATCTAAAGAGGGTATCGCTACGACAGTTGGACATGCACCTTTGGTAGCTTTGGTTGATCCAGTTGCTGGATCGAGAAATGCTATCGGTGAAGCGCTTTCTAACTTGGTTTTCGCTCCTATCTATAATGGCCTGAATGGTGTTTCCCTTTCGGCAAACTGGATGTGGGCTTGTAATAACGAAGGTGAAGATGCAAGATTGTACCAAGCGGTACAGGGATGTTCTGACTTTGCAATCGAATTAGGTATCAATATCCCTACCGGAAAGGATTCACTTTCCATGAAACAGAAATATCCGAATGGTGAGCACGTAATCGCTCCTGGAACGGTTATTATTTCTGCTGGTGGTAACTGTACCGACATCAACAAAGTAGTGGAGCCTGTATTGAAGAAAAACGCTGGTTCTATCTATTATATCAACCTTTCTCAGGATAGCTTCAAACTTGGAGGCTCTACATTCGCTCAGGTATTGAACAAAATTGGTTCGGATGTTCCGACCATTCAGGATGCACAGTACTTCAAGAAAGCATTTAATGCGGTTCAGGAATTGATCAACAAAGGTCAGGTTGCTGCAGGTCATGACATCGGTTCTGGTGGTTTAATTACTTCTTTATTGGAACTATGTTTTGCAGATGTGGATTTAGCTGCTGAATACGATCTATCTGCCTTGAACGAATCGGACAGTGTAAAAGCATTGTTCAATGAAAACATCGGTCTGGTACTACAGGCGAAAGAAGATGCGGCATTTGAAAAAGCATTGGCTGAAGCGGGTGTTGAAGCTTTCAAAATCGGTAAGGCGATCAACGGTACTTCCGTGAGCATCAAAAACAATGCGGATTCATTCAGCTTTGATGTGGCTGAAACCAGAGATACTTGGTTCAAGACTTCATACTTATTGGATCAAAAGCAATCGAAAAACGGAACTGCTGACGCACGTTTCAAGAACTTTAAAAATCAGCCTTTGAGATATAGCTTCCCTGCTCAGTTTGACGGTAAAAAACCAGTGATTGACGGAAGCAAAGCTCGTCCTAAGGCGGCGATCATCCGTGAAAAAGGATCAAACTCGGAAAGGGAGATGGCGAATGCAATGTTCCTTGCAGGATTTGATGTGAAGGATGTTCACATGACGGACTTGATCTCAGGTCGCGAAACATTGGAAGATATCCAGTTCATCGGTGCTGTGGGTGGTTTCTCGAACTCTGACGTTTTGGGTTCGGCAAAAGGTTGGGCAGGTGCTTTCCTTTACAATGAAAAGGCTAAGACTGCTCTTGAAAACTTCTTTGCTCGTCCTGACACCCTTTCTGTGGGTATCTGTAATGGATGTCAGTTGTTCATGGAGTTGGAATTGATCAACCCAGAGCATGAGGTTCACGGTAAGATGCTGCATAACACTTCCCAAAAACACGAATCAAACTTTGTGTCGGTGAAGATACAGGAAAACAACTCGGTCATGTTGTCTACCCTTGCGGGCTCAACATTAGGTGTTTGGATCTCTCATGGTGAAGGAAAATTCAATTTGCCAAACCAAGAGGATCAATATAACATCGTAGCGAAATATGCTTACGATCAATATCCACACAATCCAAACGGATCGGATTTCAATACGGCAATGATGAGTGACAAAACTGGTCGCCACTTGGTAACCATGCCACACATCGAGCGTTCAGTTTTCCAATGGAACTGGGCAAATTATCCTGATGGTCGCAAAGACGAGGTTTCTCCTTGGTTAGAGGCTTTCGTTAATGCCCGTAAATGGATTGACAACCAAAGCAAATAAGTTGGAATAACGTAATAGTTAAGAAAAATCCCCATGCCTTCAGCATTGGGATTTTTTTGTTAACTTAAAATCTGAGGAAATGCCCATGAAAGCAAGAGATGAAAAATTAGCAGCAATCAAGGCTTGGACCAGAAGCAATGAAGACATTCGAGCAGCATTGCTGACGAGCTCCTTGGTCAACCCCTTGGCTCCAGTAGATGATTTCTCTGATTTGGACATCGAGCTTGTTTTCCTTGATCCTACACCCTATCTAGAATCTAAGGATTGGATTGATCTTTTTGGAGATCCCCTGAATGTTTACGAGGAAGGAATTGAAGCCTTTGACGGGAAGCATGCCATGAAGATGGTGCAATATTGGGATGGGGTAAAAGTTGATTTCAAGATCTATAGCGTGGAGCAATTTAAAGCTGAAGTATTGGCTGATGAACTTCCTGAGGATTGGGATATCGGTTATGAAATCTTGATCGATAAGGAAGGTCTTTGCAAAGGTTTACAGCATCCGAACTATGAGGTCAGTATTATCAAAGAACCTACTGAAGAAGAATTCCAAAAGATCGTTGCGGATTTCTTTTGGGATGTGACCTATCTTCCGAAATGTCTGGTCCGTGGGGACCTGTTCTACCTCAAATTTATGGTTGAAAAGATCATTCGGGTTGAATATTTTATTCCTATGATCGAATGGTATATTGGTAGTAGAAATCAATGGGACGTGACAACGAATAAGTATGGTCGACTGTTCAAGAAATACCTAAACACAGCGGAATGGGAAGAATTGGGAGCAACTTTTGCCGGGGCGGATATGGAAGAAAACTGGATAGCCTGCGGCAAATTGATCGATATCTTTGATAGAATGGCTCAAGCTGTTTCAAAGGTCCAAGGATACTTCTATGATCTGGATAAAGCTAATGCTACAAAAGAGTTTTTCAACATCCATAATCCAAAAAAATAGTGCAAATAACTACCCTTATGTATCATAAGAGTAGTCATAGCCTATAACTTTCCATTTTCCATCAATCAATTCGAGAAAGTATACAAAACCATGCCCGCACATTATTCCACAGTGGTAATAGGTGTGGATCAAAGCTTTTTTCTTATCAGCAGTGAACAGTGGCTTTTCGAAAGAATAGAATTCAATGAGGTATGCCAAATTGTTATGTTTGCCGTTCTGTATTGGTTTCAAGATTTTGGACAACTTGGTATAGTTGGGGTAATCTTCAGTATCCAATAATTGGGTTTGATAGGCATTGAAATCTTTTATGTCACTGGATAGTTTCTCGGATGCCAACTCAAGAACAGATAGCTGAGACTTCATATCAAATTCGCTGCCTAAGCTGGAATTGTAGTATCCTCTCCCAAACTTAGGATCGTAGAATTTAAGATCTAAATTTTTATCAAGAACATACCTTGCTGTATCAAATTCAACCACCGCATCCACAACCTTGGAGAATTCAGCTCCAATTGGGGAATAAGTCGGAAATACGCTTTCTAAGAACTCTTTCCCTGAGATATTATTTGTTTCCTTTTTCTGCCTACATGCCACCATCAATATGATTAGCAATGTATAAATCCCGAACCTTTTCATAATCCTTACCTTTTGTATTGATATGATGAAAAAGTAAACAGGATTGCATAAAGTAGACGATGGATAAAAAGGAAATTCTATCCAACAGGGTAAAAATCCTTTTCTTCTTTTATCTCCTATTCAACCTGGATTCCTCTAAATCGAGATTATGTTCCAAGGACTTCAATATAGATTCGTCATAATTCTTTTCGCTGACCAAGGTATAGATTACATCCCTCCTCACATTGATCAGATCCTGCATCACCTGCTTATACAGCCCCCTTTCATTCGCAATCTTGATCTTCGACTCGCTACTTAAGTTGGTGGCGGTAGATTCCAAGCTTCGTTTTAAGGATAGATTAATAGCTTTGACGGTATTGCTTTCTTCGAGCTCTGTAGCATACTTAGTTTTCAGCAATTCCATTTCTTCCTTCACTAATCGATATCTGATAGCTTCTATCTGTGCCTCTTCTGGGATCTCTGATGACTTGCCATCGAGGTTGACCAACTTGATCAGCCATGGCAGACTCAAACCTTGCACGACCAAGGTTATCAAAATGACCACGAAGGTGATGAATAGGATCAGGTTACGGTGCGGGAAATGCTGGCCACTGGAAGCATAGATCGGAATCGCCAAGGCAGAGGCTAAGGATACCACACCGCGCATTCCAGCCCAACCTAAGATCAATGGCATCTTCCATCCTGGTGATGGTTCTTTCTTACGGACCTTAGGAAATATCCTGGGAACATAATTGACGATGTAAATAAATGCTATACGGATTACAATGATCACCAAAGTGATGATCAGTGCAATTTCAATCGCCCAGGACGTGGATACGCTTTCTATACCATCAATGATAATGGGAAGTTCCAAACCGATCAATATAAACACAAAACCATTCAATAGGAATCCGACGGTTTCCCAGACCTCACGCGTCTGAATCCGGGTATTATAATCCATGTAGTCTTTGGATCGATAGGAAAGGAACAATCCACCGGAAACCACGGCCAATACACCCGACCATTCGAAGTGCTCCGCAACGATGTACATTATGTAGGGCGCGATCAGGGTGATCGGAGTAGTTATGCTGGATGCTTTGGCAATGTATTTCAAGAAATAGAATAGGATATTGGCGATGACCAGTCCCACGCACACGCCCATAACGGCGAGTAAAAAAAATCCAACCACTGCTTCCTGCATGGTAAATGCACCGGTCATAATGACCGCCAAAGCCATCCGGAATACCGTTAGGGAAGCTGCATCATTGACCAAGCTCTCCCCCTCCAACAAAGTGACCCCACGCTTAGGCATGCTCACTCCCTTGAGGACAGAAGTTGCCGCAACAGCATCGGGAGGAGAAATAATACCGCCCAATAGGAATCCTAATGCAAGCGTAAATCCCGGAATTAAATTGACAGATAAATATGCAACAGCTATGGAAGTAACAAAGACAAGTCCGAAGCCCATGGTCAGGATAGACCTGCGGTTGCTCCAGAAACTATTCCATGAGGTATACCATGCTGCTTCAAATAATAGAGGCGGCAGGAAAACCAAAAACACCACATCGGGGTTTATACTGAACTCGGGTAATCCTGGAATCAGGGAAATCGCTAATCCACCAATTACCAACAAGATAGGATAGGATATCTTGAACCGCTGAGAAACTACAAATAACATGGACATGAAAAAAAAGAGAATCATGACCAATAATATATTGGATTCGATCATATTATCTTAATTAATAGATATCTTTGTGCACAGTAAAAATAATGGAAAAAAACTCAAAAAATCTACACCCGCGCAATAAGTTCAATCAGGATTATGACTTCAAGAAACTGATCAAACATGTTCACCAATTGAAGAAACACATCGTTGTACTTCCTGATGGCCGTCAATCCCTAGACTTCAGAGATCCTGAATCTGTTTTCCTTTTGAACAAAGCTTTATTGGAATCGGAATACAAGATCAACAACTGGGACCTATTGAACGGTAGCCTCTGCCCTTCCATTCCGGGTAGATTGAATTATATCCATTATTTAGCTGACCTCATCCAGCCTAAAAACCCTAAGAAAGTCAATGTCCTGGATATTGGCACTGGCTCTAGTCTTATTTATCCTATTCTTGGCTTCTTGGAATACCATTGGAATTTTGTGGCATCCGATACCCATATCCCTTCCATACAGCATGCCCACAAGATCCTGAATGACAATCCTTATCTAAAAAAAGGAATCAAGATAAGACAGCAAGAAAACAGTGACCATATCCTCAAAGGAATTATTCAACCCAATGAATATTTCGACGCAGTACTTTGTAATCCCCCATTCTACAAATCGCGTGAAGACTATAGGCAAACGGTTCTGAAGAAAAACCAGAAGCTCCATCAGGAAGCTGAAAGCACGAAAACCAATTTCCAAGGTCTTTCGAATGAGCTTTGGTTCCCAGGTGGTGAAAAGAAGTTCATTAGCAACATGATCTATGAAAGCTTTGACCTAAGAGATCAAATTGGTATATGTTCGGTTCTGGTTTCAGATAAAGACAACCTGAAGCCGTTAAAAGCTATCCTCGAATATCACAAAACAGAGGGGGTAAAAGTGACACAAATGAATCAAGGCAACAAGATAAACAGAATTCTTTCTTGGCAGTTGAATAAATAAGACCAAAGTTTAGTTTAACTTTTCTATGTTACAATAGATCAAAATCCACTTTAACGTTAAAGCAGATTTGGACAGGAATCTTTATTTTTTTAAAAAAAATTTGCTAAAACGTTTTTAATTTATAAATTAGTCTTAACCATTAACAAAACTAATACTAACAGTCACTTTATGAACTTATTTTTACCTACAACAACCTGCAATTTATTTTCCGGCTAATTAAAGGAAATCTTGTTTAATTTTTACCCAAACTAAACACAATTAACCATTGCTGTACTGGAATCCTATTACCCAAAAACTTTAAATTATGAACCAAAAAAAATTGCATTTAAACTTTATGAGCAGTTAACGGATTTAAAGCAAAGCCTTCTATTTCCCTTTTACTGACCGAATAGCTCCCTTCTGGATTTGCTATCCGAAACCTACTAGTATCTACTATTTTACTAACCTATAAACAGCACTACAAATATGAGTGTATTATGGAAGTTTAAATCGTTATTGATTTTTATGTCTATGTCCGTGGGGCATGCGCATAGTCATAACGTTGATTTTGCCAACCTATCCCTGCAGGACACAACCGAAACGGACTCTATTCCTACAGTCGATACCTTGGCGGAGTTAAAGCCACTTTATGAACTGGACCTACCTAAGTTCAACAACCTTCGGAACATGAAAGCCAATTCGCTGATTACTGCCAATAGTTTGCAGCAGTATATCAAAGGTGAATTACCAGGCGTCTATGTTTCTGAATCAAGCGGTGAGCCTGGAAGTAATATCCAGATGTTCGTGCGCGGTATCAGTAAACCTATCCTGAGCAATAGGGATATTTACAATACCCAACCCTTGGTCGTTCTAGATGGTGTTCCCTTAATCGGAGAACATCCTTTTGCGTTTGATGTGCAAAACTATGACATCGAACGTATCGGAACCGAAAACAACCTCCTGGGCAACATTGATTTCGACAACATCCAAAGCATCAAGGTATTAAAAGACCTTTCGGCAGTTGCAACCTATGGTCCGCTTGGGGCTAACGGAGTCATTGAGATCACGTCGAGGAAGACTGAAGGTGATGGCGACAAAAGAATAACGGTAAACAGTTATATCGGAATGTCTCAACGCCCTCGCGTCACTACCATAAACGGTGCCTATGAAAATTCATTTAGGAAGCAATTTTATGACCTCTACACCACCAATGGTAAATACAACCAGGACGATGTCTATCCAATCTATTTAAGTGACTCCTTAAATAACGATTACTATGGACCATCAAACTGGTCTGATAGCTATTATTCCAATGGACTCAACCATGGTGTCAATGCCAATATCTCGGGTGGTCAGCCTCGTGCTACCTTCCAGTTCTCTCTGGGAAATGTAAAAACCTCAGGAGTAGCGGATGACACTAAATTTGACAAGTACAATGCTCGTTTCTTCTTGAACCTGAGACCTTTCAAATGGCTAAACTTTGAAACCCTTTTCAATGCTTCGCGATTGAACAGGGACCGCAACAGAAACTTGCGCAACAGATTTGCCATGATGGGTTATCTTCCTGACCTAGGTGCTCCACTTGCTCCTAACAAGGAAGTTTATGATTCCTATCTAAAGGAATTCGACAAGAGCTTTGACAATAACTTCAGCAATATCCTGGAAGGATTCTTCCGTTTACAGGTAAATGTTGGAGCTTTAAAGATCCGTAGCAAGTTCGCCGTTGATTATAACGAAGGCTACCGCGACCTTTTCTACCCAAGCACCATCTTAGAGAAAAGTAATTTCGCTTCTAACTACTATGGTTACAACCAACGCTTATTGGTGGATAACCAAGTTTCTTACGATATAGAAAACGATGCAAACTATTTCTATTTCGAAGCTGGGAACACCTTGATGTGGGATACCTATAAATACAACTATGCCTATGCATACAAAGGTGTCAATGACTTCATCAAACTTAACCTATTGGAGTCTGACCCAAACAACGGGAACTATCTAAATCCTACTGCTTTCCCTAGACAATTGGTCTATAAGTTCTTGGACAGAACCAAACACAACATGGTCAATCTATACGGTAAAGCATCTTATACCTATAATGAATCCTATACCGCTGCATTGACACTTCGTTACGATGCATCATCAAATGCACAACCGACTACAAGATGGTTCTTCTCTCCTATCCTAGCCTTAGGATGGAATGCGAAGAATGACTTCATGAAGGACAACGAATCCGTTAGCCTATTTAATATCAGAGCCAGCGTAGGCAGGATGGGTCACTATAATCTGTATGATAATTACGGACAAGGACCTAGCTATACTTCAGAAATTGGCTATACCGGTAATGCAATCGTTCCGGGATACAATGGTTTTGCGGCATTGGTTCGTCCATATAATATAGGCTGGGTGGGATATGACCTTCCTTGGAGCTATTCGGATAACCTGAACTTAGGTTTTGACCTAGGTTTCAAGAACCGCGATATCCAAGTTTCCCTTGATGCTTACGTTCGCGATAGCAAAGATCAGTTGATCATGTTGCCAGGTAAGAAAGACTTCGGTTATGACTATCAATATGAAGCTGGAATGGATGTCCGCAATATGGGTATCGACCTTACTGCTTCAGGAAATGTAGTACAAAATGACAAGATCACCTGGAACACCGGGTTAGTATTAGGCGTAAACACAAATAAGCTATTGGCATTGCCAAATAACCTGGATGAAATCGAAGTGAACGACCGATTATTGAAAGTTGGTGAGAGAATCGATGCCTTCTGGTTATATGAAAACAACGGAATGTACCAAACAGACCAAGAAGTTCCGCAATCAGGGGGTCAACGAATGACCTACAATGGTATCATCTTGAAAGCTGGTGATCCAATCTGGTCTGATACCAATGGGGATAACCAGATCAGCAAAGAGGATAAAGTCCTACAAGGCAACATCATCCCTAAGCTTAGCGGTTCATGGAACAATATGGTTGCTTACAAAAACTTTGACTTGAACCTGAACTTCTACTTCAACCTTGGAAGAAAGATTGTCAACCAAGAGATGTCAAACCGTTTCAACTTTATTGAAAATGAGAATGCCAGCAGCATAAATTCCATCAAAGAGATCACCTACTGGGAGAAAAGAGGGGATTATGATCAATATCCACTTTACAACCCTTGGTCATCCGTTGCGCCATTCCAAACCAATCAATCCCTATTCCTTGAGGATGGTTCTTTCTTGAAACTTAGAACAGTAACCTTAGGCTATAATTTCAGGGATATCGTTGGAAACCGTTTAGGCCAAAAGGGAGATCTATATGTCTATTTATCTGCCAACAATTTATTTACTGTCAGCAAATATTCTGGAAGGGATCCAGAACTGGTGAATTACATGGGTTACGACCAAGGTTATTCCCTTCCGATTCCAAGAACATTTGCCTTAGGATTCAAACTTAAACTGTAACCGATCATGAAAAGAATATTAATCATTTTAATCGTATTGAGCCAAGTTTTCGTGTCCTGCAAGAAAATGCTGGACATCAATTCCACTCGATTGGTTTCAGAAGAAAATATGTGGCTTAGCATGGAGGATTCCAGAGCGGCCTTAATGGGAGTTTACGGATTGACCAAATCCGCACTGAATGATAACAATGCACATTGGATCTATGGCGATGTACGTTCCGGAGAGTTCTCCGTGCCTATCCGCCAAGACTTGAAAGCTATCGCCAAAAACGACCTGAATGCTTCCTTCGGCGTAATGAACGACCTAAAGAGCTGGAGACGTTGGTACGCAGTAGTGAATGCTGCCAATATCTTCCTAGAACGTATCCAGGAGGTAAAGGACAATGACCAACGCTATACCAACAACAATATGGTGGTGGATATCGCGCAAGCCCGTTTCCTACGTGCCTTTGCCTATTTCTATATGGTACGCATTTGGGGAGACGTTCCATTGATCGTCTCTTCTAAAGAAGGTACTTTTGATGATCAACCTCGCGAAGATCAGAGCAAGATATTGGCCTTTGTAGAACAGGAATTGCAAAAGGCAGCAGATGATCTTCCGTTCCTTTTTAGCTCCAATGACCCGCAGCAACAAGGAAATTACTACAACGAATCCAACAGCAGATGGGACGGCGCCTTAGCTCGTAAAACTACAGCTTATGCCATTTTAGCCCATGTTGCAGCCTGGCAGAGTAATTACCCTGATGCTGCAGCATACGCTAAATTTGTTATCGACAATCAACAGAAAGGTAGCTTGACTTTACTCCCTACCAATAACCTAACAGATCCAAATGGATTCTTCTACGATAAAAACCGGAATCAGTTATTAGGTTTCGGACATATCTACAACCATGTGGAAGGTTCCTTTACAGGGCACATTGAAGAGTTAACCTTGGCATCGCCCGTGGTAAACAAAAGTATCCCGGATATGTACATGTCCAAAGACAAGATCCTTTCCATCTTCAATGAATCTACCGATGAACGCTTCTCTGCTGATACCCTAGGAAATCCTGTAACCGAGGTTTATTTCAAAAACTTCAATGGACAGTATCCTATCTTCAGCAAAGTGAAATGTATCATGGGTGGAGTAACAGACCCAACGTTCAGGTTCTATTCCAGTGCCACCATTATCACCCGTCTTGAAGACATGTACCTATTGCGTGCAGAATCATTGGCGGTAATTGGTGAGCAAGCAGGAGCAATCGACCTATTGAATACCATCCGCGAAAGAAGAGGGCTTACGAACTATTCAGCAGCGAAAAATGGAGACTTGATCGATGCGATCTTCCAAGAAAGAAACCGGGAGCTGATGGGTGAAGGGCATCGTTGGTACGATATGGTCAGACAGTACAAGATCAAGAATGACAATTCAGATCTGAGCAATCTGATCCGTTCCAAAGGACAATATTGGCCGATCTCTGCCCAAGTCTTGACCCAGAACAAATTATTAACCCAAAATGAATATTGGAAATAAACCGTATAACCATGAAAGTCAACAATCTATTTTATAGTTTACTCTCCTTGATTTTGGTTAGCGGATGCACCAAAGACAATGGATATTACAACGAGACGGTAAATAAGGTGACTTATGATGGTACTATTTTGGAGTACCTTCAAAGTAAGCCCGGCGTTTTTGACTCCCTACTTAAAGTATTGGATCGCACAAAAATGCAAGCAGTGCTCGCTTCTAATGATAAATACACCTTCTTTGCACCAACCAACCAGAGCTTTCAATTAGCAATCGAAAACCTCAACAATACCCGCAAAGAATCGGATAAACCTTTGGAATATTTATCCAATGTGGACCTCCTACAATTGGATACCATGATGGCTCAATACCTGATCAAAGGCTTCTACCCTAGTGATTCCATGATGATGAAAGATGGAATCCAACTGCATGACTACAAATTCAAAAGAACGATGAACGCTAAATTAACCACAGCGACCTCATCAGGATTTGAAAGCGGCGGCCCTAAGGTCATTGAATACTCGGACACAAAGAACAGTCAGTTCACCAGAAACTGGATTACCGCAACCACTGCTTCCATCAACATCGAAGCAAAGAACGGGATGATCCACGTTGTTTCTCCGAACCATGTTTTCGGTTTTAACGACTTTGTGACCCGATTGACCTACATCCCACCTCCACCAAACTTATTTGTAACCGTCGGAGGTAAATTCTCGGTATCACGCGAGAACGATGGTGGTGTCAATGCCGTTGAAGCATCAAAATATGTGTTTGAT contains:
- a CDS encoding Na+/H+ antiporter: MIESNILLVMILFFFMSMLFVVSQRFKISYPILLVIGGLAISLIPGLPEFSINPDVVFLVFLPPLLFEAAWYTSWNSFWSNRRSILTMGFGLVFVTSIAVAYLSVNLIPGFTLALGFLLGGIISPPDAVAATSVLKGVSMPKRGVTLLEGESLVNDAASLTVFRMALAVIMTGAFTMQEAVVGFFLLAVMGVCVGLVIANILFYFLKYIAKASSITTPITLIAPYIMYIVAEHFEWSGVLAVVSGGLFLSYRSKDYMDYNTRIQTREVWETVGFLLNGFVFILIGLELPIIIDGIESVSTSWAIEIALIITLVIIVIRIAFIYIVNYVPRIFPKVRKKEPSPGWKMPLILGWAGMRGVVSLASALAIPIYASSGQHFPHRNLILFITFVVILITLVVQGLSLPWLIKLVNLDGKSSEIPEEAQIEAIRYRLVKEEMELLKTKYATELEESNTVKAINLSLKRSLESTATNLSSESKIKIANERGLYKQVMQDLINVRRDVIYTLVSEKNYDESILKSLEHNLDLEESRLNRR
- the purL gene encoding phosphoribosylformylglycinamidine synthase yields the protein MIHFFVNPLNTVYAVQTQNDLSTEDISKLNWLFGNSKKLDEQTLNDYYVGPRAAMVTPWSTNAVEITQNMGISGIIRIEEFQKVTEDFKDFDPMISQKFSALTQDMFTINISPEPILDIDDIEAYNQSEGLALSPEEVEYLNKLTEKIGRKLTDSEVFAFSQANSEHCRHKIFNGTFVIDGEEQPTSLFKLIKKTSETNPNEIVSAYKDNVAFIKGPKVTQFAPKTADKPDFYEEKDFDSVISLKAETHNFPTTVEPFAGAATGSGGEIRDRLAGGQGALPLAGTAIYMTAYSRLLNDRTWEKAMEERKWLYQTPMDILIKASNGASDFGNKFGQPLITGSVLTFEHEEDGRKLGYDKVIMQAGGIGYGKLNQAKKHEPQAGDKIVILGGENYRIGMGGAAVSSADTGAFGSGIELNAIQRSNPEMQKRAANAIRAFVESDVNPIVSIHDHGAGGHLNCLSELVENSGGLIDLDKLPVGDPTLSAKEIIGNESQERMGLVIADEDIEKLKTVADRERSPMYTVGDVTADHRFTFESKKTGEKPMDYALEDFFGSSPKTIMNDKKVQRNYADLEYTVNEVPNYLNQVLQLEAVAAKDWLTNKVDRCVGGRVAKQQCAGPLQLPLNNVGVMALDYKSKEGIATTVGHAPLVALVDPVAGSRNAIGEALSNLVFAPIYNGLNGVSLSANWMWACNNEGEDARLYQAVQGCSDFAIELGINIPTGKDSLSMKQKYPNGEHVIAPGTVIISAGGNCTDINKVVEPVLKKNAGSIYYINLSQDSFKLGGSTFAQVLNKIGSDVPTIQDAQYFKKAFNAVQELINKGQVAAGHDIGSGGLITSLLELCFADVDLAAEYDLSALNESDSVKALFNENIGLVLQAKEDAAFEKALAEAGVEAFKIGKAINGTSVSIKNNADSFSFDVAETRDTWFKTSYLLDQKQSKNGTADARFKNFKNQPLRYSFPAQFDGKKPVIDGSKARPKAAIIREKGSNSEREMANAMFLAGFDVKDVHMTDLISGRETLEDIQFIGAVGGFSNSDVLGSAKGWAGAFLYNEKAKTALENFFARPDTLSVGICNGCQLFMELELINPEHEVHGKMLHNTSQKHESNFVSVKIQENNSVMLSTLAGSTLGVWISHGEGKFNLPNQEDQYNIVAKYAYDQYPHNPNGSDFNTAMMSDKTGRHLVTMPHIERSVFQWNWANYPDGRKDEVSPWLEAFVNARKWIDNQSK
- a CDS encoding SusC/RagA family TonB-linked outer membrane protein — translated: MSVLWKFKSLLIFMSMSVGHAHSHNVDFANLSLQDTTETDSIPTVDTLAELKPLYELDLPKFNNLRNMKANSLITANSLQQYIKGELPGVYVSESSGEPGSNIQMFVRGISKPILSNRDIYNTQPLVVLDGVPLIGEHPFAFDVQNYDIERIGTENNLLGNIDFDNIQSIKVLKDLSAVATYGPLGANGVIEITSRKTEGDGDKRITVNSYIGMSQRPRVTTINGAYENSFRKQFYDLYTTNGKYNQDDVYPIYLSDSLNNDYYGPSNWSDSYYSNGLNHGVNANISGGQPRATFQFSLGNVKTSGVADDTKFDKYNARFFLNLRPFKWLNFETLFNASRLNRDRNRNLRNRFAMMGYLPDLGAPLAPNKEVYDSYLKEFDKSFDNNFSNILEGFFRLQVNVGALKIRSKFAVDYNEGYRDLFYPSTILEKSNFASNYYGYNQRLLVDNQVSYDIENDANYFYFEAGNTLMWDTYKYNYAYAYKGVNDFIKLNLLESDPNNGNYLNPTAFPRQLVYKFLDRTKHNMVNLYGKASYTYNESYTAALTLRYDASSNAQPTTRWFFSPILALGWNAKNDFMKDNESVSLFNIRASVGRMGHYNLYDNYGQGPSYTSEIGYTGNAIVPGYNGFAALVRPYNIGWVGYDLPWSYSDNLNLGFDLGFKNRDIQVSLDAYVRDSKDQLIMLPGKKDFGYDYQYEAGMDVRNMGIDLTASGNVVQNDKITWNTGLVLGVNTNKLLALPNNLDEIEVNDRLLKVGERIDAFWLYENNGMYQTDQEVPQSGGQRMTYNGIILKAGDPIWSDTNGDNQISKEDKVLQGNIIPKLSGSWNNMVAYKNFDLNLNFYFNLGRKIVNQEMSNRFNFIENENASSINSIKEITYWEKRGDYDQYPLYNPWSSVAPFQTNQSLFLEDGSFLKLRTVTLGYNFRDIVGNRLGQKGDLYVYLSANNLFTVSKYSGRDPELVNYMGYDQGYSLPIPRTFALGFKLKL
- a CDS encoding aminoglycoside 6-adenylyltransferase, yielding MKARDEKLAAIKAWTRSNEDIRAALLTSSLVNPLAPVDDFSDLDIELVFLDPTPYLESKDWIDLFGDPLNVYEEGIEAFDGKHAMKMVQYWDGVKVDFKIYSVEQFKAEVLADELPEDWDIGYEILIDKEGLCKGLQHPNYEVSIIKEPTEEEFQKIVADFFWDVTYLPKCLVRGDLFYLKFMVEKIIRVEYFIPMIEWYIGSRNQWDVTTNKYGRLFKKYLNTAEWEELGATFAGADMEENWIACGKLIDIFDRMAQAVSKVQGYFYDLDKANATKEFFNIHNPKK
- the rlmF gene encoding 23S rRNA (adenine(1618)-N(6))-methyltransferase RlmF, encoding MEKNSKNLHPRNKFNQDYDFKKLIKHVHQLKKHIVVLPDGRQSLDFRDPESVFLLNKALLESEYKINNWDLLNGSLCPSIPGRLNYIHYLADLIQPKNPKKVNVLDIGTGSSLIYPILGFLEYHWNFVASDTHIPSIQHAHKILNDNPYLKKGIKIRQQENSDHILKGIIQPNEYFDAVLCNPPFYKSREDYRQTVLKKNQKLHQEAESTKTNFQGLSNELWFPGGEKKFISNMIYESFDLRDQIGICSVLVSDKDNLKPLKAILEYHKTEGVKVTQMNQGNKINRILSWQLNK